GATAATGAAGGACCGGAAAACGGGACAGCCTCGTGGGTTTGGGTTTGTGACTTATGCTGAGCCTTCTGTAGTTGATAAAGTCATCGAGGAGACTCATATTATTAATGGGAAACAAGTAAGAATTAGCTTTAGTCTCAATGTTAATTTGATTGTTATGTTTCCTTATTGTAGTCTGGTGGATGCAGCTTTGTTTTTGACTTGAGGTACTGTTCTTTGTCTCGATATTTTTGGCCTATTAGGTGGAGATTAAGAGAACAATACCAAAGGGTGCTGCTGGAAGTAAGGATTTCAAGACTAGGAAGATTTTTGTAGGTGGAATTCCTTCAACCGTATCCGAAGGTGATACCATTCTTTTTCTGCCTTTAATGTGTATGACATTGAAGCTCGAGGCCGTCTAACCGATGTGGTCTTgattcatctttgatttttgtTGCAAGTGTTAATCTATTTGGTGCAAATTGACAGATGAGTTCAAGGACTTCTTTACACAATATGGAGTAGTCCGCGAACACCAAATCATGCGGGATCATGCTACCAATCGTTCTCGTGGTTTTGGGTTCATCACTTTTGAAACTGAGCAAGCAGTTGATGATCTTTTGGAGAAGGGAAACAAGATTGAGTTTGCCGGTGCACAGGTATGTGCATTGCCCATTAAATTGATTAGATTTATGTATATTTTCTTCTTACAATTATTGACCATCAATCAAATAAGTCTCTACTTGTTGATAATTATTAACATGCAAAGTCCTTGTCATGAAGGTGTTTTTTGTGAAATATTGATCAAACCGTTTTTTGTGggctattgttttttttttcccctCTGTGCTGTTGCCAAGTGATAGCATTTCCTTGTGCTTGTACCGTTTTGCTTTGATGTCTAGTTTTAGACCCTAAAGAAATGCTTCTTAAGATTCCATTATATTAGCaataattctttttatatttgcAGTTTTATGAGTAAACCCTAAAATGAGTGTCATGATGTATCCCTTTACTTGTAGGTGGAGATAAAAAGGGCAGAGCCGAAGAAACCAAATCCTCCCCCACCTCCATCCAAACGATATAATGATTCTAGGACTGCATATGGTGGCGGATTCGGAGATGGTTATGGTAGATATGGAGGTGGTGGATTTGGTGGTGGTTATAATAGATCAAGTGGTGCTTATGGGGGTCGAGCTGGTGGTTATGGGGCATATGG
This window of the Gossypium hirsutum isolate 1008001.06 chromosome A09, Gossypium_hirsutum_v2.1, whole genome shotgun sequence genome carries:
- the LOC107892127 gene encoding heterogeneous nuclear ribonucleoprotein 1 isoform X2, whose protein sequence is MPSPTAKPTILDPPTIPMMTSLTLTPGMELVLAQFIEHFGKYGEITDSVIMKDRKTGQPRGFGFVTYAEPSVVDKVIEETHIINGKQVEIKRTIPKGAAGSKDFKTRKIFVGGIPSTVSEDEFKDFFTQYGVVREHQIMRDHATNRSRGFGFITFETEQAVDDLLEKGNKIEFAGAQVEIKRAEPKKPNPPPPPSKRYNDSRTAYGGGFGDGYGRYGGGGFGGGYNRSSGAYGGRAGGYGAYGGGEFGSYGGYGGGGSGGMGPYRGEPSLGYSGRYGGNFNRGYDMGSGYGGPGEFYGGYGAGAAAGGYGSSYDAGLGGGYGGGAAGGSSFYGSRGGYSGAGSGRYHPYGR
- the LOC107892127 gene encoding heterogeneous nuclear ribonucleoprotein 1 isoform X1; the encoded protein is MDPRGGDAIPDGETNDFRSSDHPDDDKSHPHTGDGASPGKIFVGGLARETSSAQFIEHFGKYGEITDSVIMKDRKTGQPRGFGFVTYAEPSVVDKVIEETHIINGKQVEIKRTIPKGAAGSKDFKTRKIFVGGIPSTVSEDEFKDFFTQYGVVREHQIMRDHATNRSRGFGFITFETEQAVDDLLEKGNKIEFAGAQVEIKRAEPKKPNPPPPPSKRYNDSRTAYGGGFGDGYGRYGGGGFGGGYNRSSGAYGGRAGGYGAYGGGEFGSYGGYGGGGSGGMGPYRGEPSLGYSGRYGGNFNRGYDMGSGYGGPGEFYGGYGAGAAAGGYGSSYDAGLGGGYGGGAAGGSSFYGSRGGYSGAGSGRYHPYGR